The window TGCCCGCTGGTTGGTGAACCTGGACCTGCTGGTCCTGGGCACGTCCTTTGCTGACGAATCTGGCCAGCCCCACGCCAGCCGCAGCGTGTACGACGTGCGCGAGGGCCTGGCCCTTCCGTGGGCGCGTTCGGCGCGGCGGGTGGTGCTCAGCCACCTGTCGCATGGGGTGGATGTGCGCGGCACGGCCCTGCTGCCAGTTGGCTGGCGTTACGCCCACGACGGCCTGTGTCTGCCGCTGCCTTGAGCACGCTCTGATCGCAGCCCACTCTGGCCCGGGGTCAGACGGCCCTGTGTGCCACGCTCCGTGACCGTCGGCTGTCCCTTGCTGCACGGGCTTGCCTGCTCTCCCGCAACCGCTTCACTTTTTGAGGACGAAATTCACCGAAGGGGGCTCTACACTGTCCCTTCGATGACGGCCGCTGCCCACCCTCCCCGCTACCTGCGCTGGTTGATCCTGGGGGGCGCGGCGCTGCTGCTGATCGTGGTGGCGCTGCAGCCAGAGGTGCGCGCCTTCCTGGGCCGGGGCTACGCCGCGCTGACCAGCAGTGACCCGCAGGTGACACACGCCTTTGTGTCGGGGCTGGGGTGGGCGGGGCCGCTGGCCCTGATCGCGGGCTTCGTGCTGCAGGCGGTGCTGCCGGTGCTGCCCGCCCTGGTCATGACGGCCGTGACCGCGCGCGCCTATGGCCCGGTAGAAGGCTTTGTGATCGTGTACGTGGGCACGCTGCTGGGCGCGGCGGCCGGCTACGGCCTGGGGCGCCTGGTGGGCGATACCCTGGTGCGCACCCTGGCAGGGGAGCGGGCGCGGCTGGCCGCCCACGCCTTTGCCGAGCGCCACGGCGTGCAGGGCGTGCTGATGGTGCGCCTGATGCCGGTGCTCTCGGCCGACGTGATGAATCTGGTGGCGGGGGCCGCCCGCATGGGGTTCCGGCCCTTCATGCTGGCGACCGCTGCTGGGGCGCTGCCCGTCACGGCCCTGGTGGTGTGGCTCAGCGGCAGCGGTCAGCGGCTGATGTGGGGCCTGGGGCTGCTCTCGGCAGTGGTGGGGGCCGTGGCCCTGGTGCGCTGGTGGCTGTCGCGCCGCGCGGGGGCTGGGCGCCGGGATGAGGGCCCGGGTCGCGAATAGGGGACAGGCACTGAATCGGCTCCGGGCCTCGCGGATCAGGCCTGCGCAGGAAGAGGCTCACCACACTTGAGAAAGCTGATTCTGGTGCGTGGCTGGCCGTCTCATACGGATGTTGAATCATCCGTTCCAGCCCCTCCGCTTCGGTGCTTCTACACCCCTGCGTCCTCCTTTTCCTTTCTCTGCTGCGCAGCTCTGCGAGTCCGTCTGGTTGGGTTCAACGGTTCATCCAAAATTGGTGAACTGGAAGCCTTATGACATCGGAACCAAGAGGGCACCACTCCCCAGACTGGCACAGGCCGCCCCTCTCACGCGGGGGACCTGGGACACCACGTCTCTCCCCGGACACGTCCTTCGCCCCGGCTGGGCGCCCCTGGTAGACTGGGCGGCAGAACGTGTCGCGGCTCACCGAGGCACGGCAGGAGGCTCATGACAGGGAACACGACAGGCGCGCCCGCCTCGGCTTACGAGCGCTCGGGGGTCAGTATTGATGCCGGGCACCGCGCAGTGGAACTGATGAAGGGGGCGGTGGCCCGCACCCACACGCCCCAGGTGCTGGGCGGCCTGGGCGGCTTTGGCGGCCTGTTCCGCGCCGCCTTTGGGCATATGGAAGACCCCGTGCTGGTGGCGAGCACCGACGGCGTGGGCACCAAGACCAAGGTGGCGGTACGCACCGGGCAGTTTGCCGGCCTGGGCGCCGACATCGTGAACCACTGCGTGAACGACATTCTGGTGCAGGGCGCGCGGCCGCTGTTTTTTCTGGACTACGTGGCCATGGGCAAGCTGCTCCCCGAGCGCGTGGCCGAAGTTGTGACCGGCGCCGCCCAGGCCTGCGAGGCGCTGGGCGTGGCCCTGCTGGGCGGCGAAACCGCCGAGATGCCTGGCGTGTACGTGGAAGGCGAGCTGGACATCGTGGGCACCATCGTGGGCGTGGTGGACCGCCCAGCGCTGGTGAATGGCCGCCGCATTCAGGCCGGGGACCGCGTGGTGGCCCTGCCCAGCGCGGGGCTGCACACCAACGGCTTTTCCCTGGCCCGCATGGCGCTGGACGACCTGGACTGGCAGGAGGCCCGTGCCGACCTGGGCGGCCAGACGCTGGCCCAGGTGCTGCCGGTGCCGCACCGCGCCTACCTGCACGCTTATGGCGCCCTGCAGGGGGCGGGGGTGGACGTGCGCGGCATGGCACACATTACCGGGGGCGGGCTGGTGGACAACCCGCCGCGCGTCTTTCCCCAGGGGATTGGCATGCAGGTGGACCTGGACTCGTGGACGGTGCCGCCGGTCTTTGAACTGATCGTGGCCCGGGCGCAGGTGGCGCGCGAGGAAGCCTTCCGGGCCCTGAACATGGGCGTGGGCTTTCTGTTCATCGTGCCGGCGGCCGAGGAGGCGGCGGCGCTGGACACCCTGCGCGCGGCGGGCGAGCAGCCCTGGGTGCTGGGCGAGATGGTGCCGGGCCAGGGCGTGAGTTTCCGGGGCGCGTCTTGACCCAGCGTCCGGCCAAACTGGCCCCCACCGGGTTTGCGGCCCCTGACCGCGCCAGCGCCACCGAGTTCTGGGTGGTGCGCCACGGCGAGAGCACCTGGAATGCCGATGGCCGCTATCAGGGGCAGGCGGACGTGCCCCTGAGCCACATTGGCATTCTGCAGGCCGCCAGCCTCGCCGAGCGCCTGACCGGCCAGACCTTCGACGCGGTGTACACCAGCGACCTGCAGCGGGCCTCGCGCACCGCCGAGATCGTGGCCGAGCGATTGCAGGGGGCCCCGGCGCCGCAGACGCACCCAGGGCTGCGCGAAATTGACGTGGGCGAACTGTCGGGGCTGGTGATCACCGAGATTCGCGCGCGCTACCCATCCTACCTGCAGGCCCTCTCTACCGAACCCTGGAGCACCCGGCGCCCCGGCGGCGAGAGCATGGAGGACCTGTACGCCCGCAGCGGCGCGGCCTTTGGGGCGCTGCGCGCCAGCCACCCCGGCGGGCGGGTGCTGGTCTTTACGCACGGCGGCGTGGTGCGCGTGGCGGTGGGGCTGGCCCTGGGCGGCGTGCCCGCCAATGCCTGGGCCCGCCTGAGCGTGTCCAACACCTCTATTACCCGGGTGCTGCTGGGCGAGGGCAGCGGCATGCTGCTGGGTTTCAACGACGACGCCCACCTGGAAAACCTGCTGGAAGCCACCGAAGCCGACGACGTGCTGGGCCAGGCGCCCTAAGTTCAGTCGGCCGCGCCGTGGTCTCTCCCTGGCACGGGGGCAGGCCACGGCGCCGCCCGTTTGCCCCTTTGGAATTTGCCCACCTTTGGGATGCGGTTCAATCCTGCATGGCGTCCCAGGTTGTGGGGACCCCCCGTGGGCCGCGCGCAGGCTGGGGGCGTGCGCTGCGGCGTGGGGTGGGCGGGTGGGCCGCTGCACCCACTGAACCGGCCCGCAGCGAAAGGAACGACCATGACCACCCTGTCTGCCCCCGCCGCTGCTTCCGCGCTTCCTGTTTCCGTGCCCCTGCCCCGCATCATTCAGGGCGGCATGGGCATCGCCGTGTCCGACTGGCAGCTGGCCCGCACCGTGTCGCAGCAGGGCGGGCTGGGCGTGGTGTCCGGCACCGGCATTGACACGGTGCTGCTGCGCCGCCTGCAGGACGGCGACCCCGGCGGGCACCTGCGCCGCGTGCTGGCCACCTTTCCCAATCCTGTGCTGGTGCAGGCGTGCCTGCAGCGGTTTTTCCGCCCAGGGGGCCGGGCGCCCGGCGAACCCTACGCCCGCCTGCCGCTGCCGTCGGCTGGCCGCTACCGCGACGCCTGGGAGATGACCCTGCTGGGCGCCTACGCCGAGGTGGCCCTGGCCCGCGAGGGGCACGTGCAGCCGGTGGGCCTGAACCTGCTGACCAAGCTGCAACTGCACACCCTGCCTGCTCTGTACGGCGCCCTGCTGGCGGGGGTGGACACCGTGATCATGGGCGCCGGGATTCCCCGCGACATCCCGGGCATTCTGGACGCCCTGGCCGCCGGGCAGCCGGCCACGCTGCGGCTGGACGTCAGAGGCGGCGAGGCCCTGCCCCTCACCTTTGATCCGGCCGATTTCGGGCTGCCCCGCGTGCCCCTGGCGCGGCCCAGGTTTTACCCGGTGGTGTCTTCGCACGTGCTGGCGGGGGTGCTGGCGAAAAAGGCCAGTGGAGCGGTGCAGGGCTTCATCGTGGAGGGGCCCTCGGCGGGCGGGCATAACGCGCCGCCGCGCGGCCCCCTGACCCTGGACGGCCAGGGCCAGCCGGTCTACGGCGAGCGCGACGCCGCCGACCTGGGCGCCATGCGCGCGCTGGGGCTGCCCTTCTGGCTGGCGGGGGGCTACGGCACGGCCGCAGGGCTGCAGGCGGCGCTGGCCGCCGGGGCGGCAGGCATTCAGGTGGGCACCCTCTTTGCCTTTGCCCAGGAATCTGGCCTGCGCCCCGACCTGAAGGCAGACGTGCTGGCGCGCGCCGCTCAGGGACCGCTGGCGGTGTTCACCGACCCGCAGGCCTCGCCCACCGGCTTTCCCTTCAAGGTGGTGGCGCTGCCCGGCACCCTGGCCCAGCCCGAGGTCTACGCCGCCCGCACCCGGGTGTGCGATCTGGGGTACCTGCGCGAGGCCTACCGCACCGAGCAGGGCGGCGTGGGCTGGCGCTGCCCCGCTGAGCCGGTGGCGGCCTACGTGGCCAAGGGCGGCGAGGCGGCCAGCACCCAGGGCCGTAAGTGCCTGTGCAACGCCCTGCTGGCCGACGCCGGCTACGCCCAGGTGCAGCGCGGCGCCCAGCCCGAGCCGGGGCTACTGACCAGCGGCGACGACATAGGTGCACTGCAAGACTGGGTCCCCGGGTACCGCGCGGCAGACGTACTGCGCGTGCTGGGCGCCTGAGGGGGCGCGGCCCGGCCGGTGCGCTAGGGTGAGGCCCGACATGCACCCTCACCCTCCGTTCCCTGACTGGGGGCGCCCGTGAGCGCTCCTTCTGCCCCGCCCACGGGCCCGCTGCTGGAGCGCTACCGCGCCGGGGACCTGCGCGCCCTGGCCCGCGCCGTCACCCTGGCTGAGGCGGGACTGGACGGCGCCCGGCCGCTGCTGCGCGCCGCCCGGCAGCGGGCCGCGCGGGGTGAGCGCGCCGTGGTACTGGGCGTGACTGGCAGCCCTGGCAGCGGCAAAAGCACCCTGGTGGACGCCCTGATTGCCGCCCTGCGTGCCCGGGGGCAGCGGGTGGCGGTGCTGGCGGTGGACCCCAGCAGCCCCTACAGCGGCGGGGCGATTCTGGGCGACCGCATTCGCATGCTGCGTCACCACGCCGACCCCGGGGTGTTCGTGCGCTCGCTGGCCAGCCGGGGCGCGCTGGGCGGCCTCTCGGAGCGCACCCCGGGCGTGCTGGCCCTGATGGAAGGGGCGGGTTTCGACTGGGTGATTCTGGAAACCGTGGGCGTGGGCCAGAGCGAGGTGGACATCGCCGCTGCCTGCGACCACACCCTGCTGGTGCTGACCCCGGCGGGCGGCGACGGCGTGCAGGCCTTCAAGGCGGGCATCATGGAAATCGCCGATGTGATTGCCGTGAACAAGGCCGACCTGCCCGGCGCCGACCGCACCGTGCGCGAGCTGATGGCCGCGCAGGGCCTGGGCGCCCACGACGAACACACGTGGTTTGCGCCCATTCGCAAGACTATGGCCGCCAAGGGCGAGGGAATAGACGCCGTGATTGCCGCCGTAGAGGCCCACCGCGCCCACCTGGGGGAAGCCGGGCTGCTGGCCCGCCGCGAGGCCCGCGCCGAATACGAGGTGCGCACGCTGGTGCAAGAACGCCTGCTGCGCCGCGCCCGCGCCCAGGGCCGCGACCTGTACCAGCGGGTGGCCCAGGGCGAACTGGACGCCGATCAGGCCGCCGATGACCTGCTGGGGGCCCGGTGAAGGCCCGCTTGGCCGCGCCGCTGCTGGTGGGCGCCCTGGGCGCGCAACGCCTGCTGGAACTGCGGGTGGCCCGCGCCAACGAACGCTGGGCACGCGAGCGGGGCGCCGTGGAGTACGGGCAGGCGCATTACCCCCTGTTTTTTGTGCTGCACCCGGCCTGGCTGCTGGGCACGTTGCTGGAGGGCCGCCGTGCGGGCGCGCGCGTCAGCTGGCCGGCCCTGGGGCTGCTGCTGCTGGCCCAGCCGCTGCGCTACTGGGTCATTCGCACCCTGGGGCGCTACTGGAACACCCGCATCCTGATTGTGCCGGGGGGGCAGCGGGTCACGGGCGGGCCCTTTCGCTACCTGAAGCACCCCAACTACGCGGTGGTGGCCCTGGAGCTGGCGGCGGCCCCGCTGGCGGTGGGCGCGTGGCGCACCGCCCTGGCTTTTACCCTGCTGAACGCCGCCTTGCTGCTGGGCCTGCGCATTCCCGCCGAGGAAGCGGCGCTCCGGGCGTACGCCCAGGGAAAGCCGGACACCCAGGGCAGAGAGTGAGCCTGGAGAGAGAACCCTCGCCGGACATCCCGCTCACTGATCCACGGTGCCCCAGTCGGTGTGGCTGCGGTTTAGGCGGGCCGGGCACAGCAAAAGGGGGCCCTCGCCGGACCCCACATAGACTGCCGCTCAATTACTCCGGCTGCGGAATGCGGCGCTCGAACACCAGCCCGCCGGGGGTATCGGCCAGCAGCACCGGCACCAGCAGGGGCACGCCCTGAAACTCCAGCCGGGCCCGGCCCAGGCCATTGGTGCGCTCCACGGCCGCCGCCAGGGCCTGTACCCGCCAGCCCAGGTGCTCGGCGTGCAGCAGGGCCTGCAGTTCCGCCGAGCCGTCGGTGAGTTCGGGAGTCAGCAGGGCGGCGCTGGGGCGGCCACGCACGTCGCGCATGTCCGGCAGGTCGTGCAGGCCCAGCACCGGGTCAAAGGGCGCC of the Deinococcus aquaedulcis genome contains:
- the purM gene encoding phosphoribosylformylglycinamidine cyclo-ligase gives rise to the protein MTGNTTGAPASAYERSGVSIDAGHRAVELMKGAVARTHTPQVLGGLGGFGGLFRAAFGHMEDPVLVASTDGVGTKTKVAVRTGQFAGLGADIVNHCVNDILVQGARPLFFLDYVAMGKLLPERVAEVVTGAAQACEALGVALLGGETAEMPGVYVEGELDIVGTIVGVVDRPALVNGRRIQAGDRVVALPSAGLHTNGFSLARMALDDLDWQEARADLGGQTLAQVLPVPHRAYLHAYGALQGAGVDVRGMAHITGGGLVDNPPRVFPQGIGMQVDLDSWTVPPVFELIVARAQVAREEAFRALNMGVGFLFIVPAAEEAAALDTLRAAGEQPWVLGEMVPGQGVSFRGAS
- a CDS encoding isoprenylcysteine carboxylmethyltransferase family protein; this translates as MKARLAAPLLVGALGAQRLLELRVARANERWARERGAVEYGQAHYPLFFVLHPAWLLGTLLEGRRAGARVSWPALGLLLLAQPLRYWVIRTLGRYWNTRILIVPGGQRVTGGPFRYLKHPNYAVVALELAAAPLAVGAWRTALAFTLLNAALLLGLRIPAEEAALRAYAQGKPDTQGRE
- a CDS encoding histidine phosphatase family protein, producing the protein MTQRPAKLAPTGFAAPDRASATEFWVVRHGESTWNADGRYQGQADVPLSHIGILQAASLAERLTGQTFDAVYTSDLQRASRTAEIVAERLQGAPAPQTHPGLREIDVGELSGLVITEIRARYPSYLQALSTEPWSTRRPGGESMEDLYARSGAAFGALRASHPGGRVLVFTHGGVVRVAVGLALGGVPANAWARLSVSNTSITRVLLGEGSGMLLGFNDDAHLENLLEATEADDVLGQAP
- a CDS encoding nitronate monooxygenase, which encodes MTTLSAPAAASALPVSVPLPRIIQGGMGIAVSDWQLARTVSQQGGLGVVSGTGIDTVLLRRLQDGDPGGHLRRVLATFPNPVLVQACLQRFFRPGGRAPGEPYARLPLPSAGRYRDAWEMTLLGAYAEVALAREGHVQPVGLNLLTKLQLHTLPALYGALLAGVDTVIMGAGIPRDIPGILDALAAGQPATLRLDVRGGEALPLTFDPADFGLPRVPLARPRFYPVVSSHVLAGVLAKKASGAVQGFIVEGPSAGGHNAPPRGPLTLDGQGQPVYGERDAADLGAMRALGLPFWLAGGYGTAAGLQAALAAGAAGIQVGTLFAFAQESGLRPDLKADVLARAAQGPLAVFTDPQASPTGFPFKVVALPGTLAQPEVYAARTRVCDLGYLREAYRTEQGGVGWRCPAEPVAAYVAKGGEAASTQGRKCLCNALLADAGYAQVQRGAQPEPGLLTSGDDIGALQDWVPGYRAADVLRVLGA
- a CDS encoding TVP38/TMEM64 family protein, with the protein product MTAAAHPPRYLRWLILGGAALLLIVVALQPEVRAFLGRGYAALTSSDPQVTHAFVSGLGWAGPLALIAGFVLQAVLPVLPALVMTAVTARAYGPVEGFVIVYVGTLLGAAAGYGLGRLVGDTLVRTLAGERARLAAHAFAERHGVQGVLMVRLMPVLSADVMNLVAGAARMGFRPFMLATAAGALPVTALVVWLSGSGQRLMWGLGLLSAVVGAVALVRWWLSRRAGAGRRDEGPGRE
- the meaB gene encoding methylmalonyl Co-A mutase-associated GTPase MeaB, translating into MSAPSAPPTGPLLERYRAGDLRALARAVTLAEAGLDGARPLLRAARQRAARGERAVVLGVTGSPGSGKSTLVDALIAALRARGQRVAVLAVDPSSPYSGGAILGDRIRMLRHHADPGVFVRSLASRGALGGLSERTPGVLALMEGAGFDWVILETVGVGQSEVDIAAACDHTLLVLTPAGGDGVQAFKAGIMEIADVIAVNKADLPGADRTVRELMAAQGLGAHDEHTWFAPIRKTMAAKGEGIDAVIAAVEAHRAHLGEAGLLARREARAEYEVRTLVQERLLRRARAQGRDLYQRVAQGELDADQAADDLLGAR